From the genome of Acyrthosiphon pisum isolate AL4f unplaced genomic scaffold, pea_aphid_22Mar2018_4r6ur Scaffold_19042;HRSCAF=19724, whole genome shotgun sequence:
aaaaattaaatttggattacattttcatatgcaagtagtaaatgaaaaatgttattacttattaattacgAACCTATAGCCTGAGCTACATCCATGTCTTTGTTTAAATCAACTTCATCGTTTAAAACTTCAATAAGTActtcaaaattgttataaacTGCATCACAGTTCTGTATTCTACATACCCAACGTGTATCACTTATGGCCATTAATGTGGTGGCTTTAATATTgagtttattttgcatttctttcaatttaaaattagttgatGGCCgagaaaaatgtacatataatgcttcaatagaattgaaaaattgttttgcttCCTTAAAAAGtgaattacattataaaatataggtttatatttttatttaaaattacataacaatagaaattaatttaatcatttccaATGAATAGTAAgatttgtttgaataatttaaataaattctatgtaaaataaaatcatattaggtaccttGATACTTTTACATATGTCTATGACAACTAAATTATCTCTATGAGCCATACAATGAACATAGATGGCACTTGGgtaatattcttttaatttagTTTGCACTCCTGCTCTTTTACCAGACATAACAGCTGCTCCGTCATACGACTGGGCTACAATTGGAACATTTTGGATATTTGATTGCTCAAGGAAGTTTAAAATAGCTGATGTAAGGGACTCAGCATCTTGTTTTTGGGAAACATCTATAAATCCTAAAAACCTCTCAAACacttcaaatttttttgtataccgtACACAAATAGACATTTGTTCCTCTTTGTGACACCTAACAAGATATAAAAGATACGGTTGATACAAaatgttacaaattatgaaataatgaatttttttactagaaaattttgttaaaaatacaaataaaaaaattaaattggttgTTACCTGGCATCATCACACATGATTGAAAAAAATCCAGTTTCCttaatttcagaaaatattgTATCTTTGACATTTTGAGAACATAAGGctataatttcattttgaattttaggACTGGAATAGCTTATTGAATTACTAAACATTCGATTAAATTCAGAGTCATATTTACTAAAGAATGAACACATCTCTTGAAAATTTCCTAAAATagtcatataataatcaaattaatttaaactcaaaacagtaattaatttacattttttaatagaaagttaatttatcataattattaatcaattaagtatacctaac
Proteins encoded in this window:
- the LOC103311785 gene encoding zinc finger MYM-type protein 1-like, whose product is NFQEMCSFFSKYDSEFNRMFSNSISYSSPKIQNEIIALCSQNVKDTIFSEIKETGFFSIMCDDARCHKEEQMSICVRYTKKFEVFERFLGFIDVSQKQDAESLTSAILNFLEQSNIQNVPIVAQSYDGAAVMSGKRAGVQTKLKEYYPSAIYVHCMAHRDNLVVIDISLYVHFSRPSTNFKLKEMQNKLNIKATTLMAISDTRWVCRIQNCDAVYNNFEVLIEVLNDEVDLNKDMDVAQAI